Proteins from one Rosa chinensis cultivar Old Blush chromosome 7, RchiOBHm-V2, whole genome shotgun sequence genomic window:
- the LOC112175076 gene encoding vesicle-associated protein 2-1 isoform X1, which translates to MCINGRDGCGKGREPFLSCCSSFKSDGGGFHLISVHPDELRFPFELKKESFCDLKVVNNTEHHVAFKVKTSAPMKFFVRPNMGVIKAQDSCIIRVNLRGQRKYPPNMECKDKFLLQSTIVPPNSDFDELPKYTFTEGIGRTIEECKFRVVYIYPGAVHLQNSLQRLKEERDSAVKQTQILQEELDILKRQRSRKGFGQRFRSWWSSIMSAGCGNHMISVHTNELN; encoded by the exons ATGTGCATAAATGGAAGAGACGGGTGTGGTAAAGGAAGAGAACCGTTCTTATCTTGCTGTTCGTCTTTTAAGAGTGACGGTGGTGGTTTTCACTTGATCTCTGTTCATCCCGATGAGCTCAGATTTCCAT TTGAACTGAAAAAGGAAAGCTTTTGTGATCTAAAAGTTGTCAATAATACAGAACACCATGTAGCTTTCAAG GTTAAAACCAGTGCACCTATGAAGTTCTTTGTACGGCCCAATATGGGGGTTATAAAGGCTCAGGACTCATGTATCATCAGAG TCAACCTCCGTGGCCAACGAAAATATCCTCCAAATATGGAGTGCAAAGATAAGTTTCTCCTACAGAGCACAATAGTGCCTCCAAATTCTGATTTTGATGAGCTTCCAAAATATACC TTCACCGAGGGAATCGGAAGGACAATAGAGGAATGCAAGTTTAGGGTTGTGTATATCTATCCGGGTGCAGTTCACCTACAG AATTCTTTGCAGCGCCTGAAGGAAGAAAGAGATTCAGCTGTTAAACAAACACAGATACTTCAAGAGGAACTG GATATCCTGAAGAGGCAAAGATCTCGGAAAG GGTTTGGACAAAGATTCAGATCTTGGTGGTCGTCCATCATGAGTGCCGGTTGTGGTAATCATATGATCTCTGTTCATACCAATGAGCTCAATTAA
- the LOC112175076 gene encoding vesicle-associated protein 2-1 isoform X2, whose protein sequence is MCINGRDGCGKGREPFLSCCSSFKSDGGGFHLISVHPDELRFPFELKKESFCDLKVVNNTEHHVAFKVKTSAPMKFFVRPNMGVIKAQDSCIIRVNLRGQRKYPPNMECKDKFLLQSTIVPPNSDFDELPKYTFTEGIGRTIEECKFRVVYIYPGAVHLQNSLQRLKEERDSAVKQTQILQEELDILKRQRSRKGFGQRFRSWWSSIMSAGCGYTEDAKI, encoded by the exons ATGTGCATAAATGGAAGAGACGGGTGTGGTAAAGGAAGAGAACCGTTCTTATCTTGCTGTTCGTCTTTTAAGAGTGACGGTGGTGGTTTTCACTTGATCTCTGTTCATCCCGATGAGCTCAGATTTCCAT TTGAACTGAAAAAGGAAAGCTTTTGTGATCTAAAAGTTGTCAATAATACAGAACACCATGTAGCTTTCAAG GTTAAAACCAGTGCACCTATGAAGTTCTTTGTACGGCCCAATATGGGGGTTATAAAGGCTCAGGACTCATGTATCATCAGAG TCAACCTCCGTGGCCAACGAAAATATCCTCCAAATATGGAGTGCAAAGATAAGTTTCTCCTACAGAGCACAATAGTGCCTCCAAATTCTGATTTTGATGAGCTTCCAAAATATACC TTCACCGAGGGAATCGGAAGGACAATAGAGGAATGCAAGTTTAGGGTTGTGTATATCTATCCGGGTGCAGTTCACCTACAG AATTCTTTGCAGCGCCTGAAGGAAGAAAGAGATTCAGCTGTTAAACAAACACAGATACTTCAAGAGGAACTG GATATCCTGAAGAGGCAAAGATCTCGGAAAG GGTTTGGACAAAGATTCAGATCTTGGTGGTCGTCCATCATGAGTGCCGGTTGTG GATATACGGAAGATGCCAAGATATGA